In Nicotiana tabacum cultivar K326 chromosome 17, ASM71507v2, whole genome shotgun sequence, one DNA window encodes the following:
- the LOC107805379 gene encoding protein S40-5-like, with amino-acid sequence MTKGRKLTASMSERYLGSYSYNHGNETVNETSELGEDDVWSTGDDHLVNGSRSDWGARATAESNGSFSSFRSCRQAGGLSLAFDDSGKTVPSRILHQFRGQDSMAAQSPRERHMAFSAPVNVPDWSKIYRVDSVESFHDSDDGVDDHELEIVPPHEYLARGYGRSRKSTTNSVFEGMGRTLKGRDMSRVRNAVWSQTGFNG; translated from the coding sequence ATGACAAAAGGTCGAAAACTGACCGCCAGTATGAGTGAAAGGTATTTAGGAAGCTATAGTTACAATCATGGAAACGAAACAGTCAACGAAACCTCGGAGTTGGGAGAAGATGATGTCTGGTCAACGGGCGATGATCATTTGGTGAATGGCTCAAGGAGCGATTGGGGGGCACGCGCCACCGCAGAGAGTAACGGAAGCTTCAGTAGTTTTAGGAGCTGCCGCCAAGCTGGAGGCTTATCATTGGCGTTTGATGATTCTGGTAAAACGGTGCCATCTCGGATCCTACACCAGTTTCGTGGACAAGACAGCATGGCAGCGCAATCCCCACGTGAACGCCACATGGCATTCTCAGCTCCAGTGAATGTCCCTGATTGGTCCAAGATATATCGGGTCGACTCGGTCGAGTCATTCCACGACTCGGACGATGGTGTCGATGATCATGAGTTGGAGATCGTTCCGCCACATGAATACTTGGCTCGTGGGTACGGTCGGTCCCGAAAATCAACTACTAACTCGGTATTTGAAGGCATGGGCCGGACACTGAAGGGTCGAGACATGAGCCGAGTCAGAAATGCAGTGTGGAGTCAGACCGGATTCAACGGCTAA